One Felis catus isolate Fca126 chromosome D2, F.catus_Fca126_mat1.0, whole genome shotgun sequence DNA window includes the following coding sequences:
- the CD2H10orf105 gene encoding uncharacterized protein C10orf105 homolog, giving the protein MSTRGPSPLAFLTAPVTPGSPTEAADPLPALLALACIFLLLASCLLFMTLCKPAALDPSRRARECMPHHPGSPSEPQLRLWKRLGSLRRSLHSFRRGRPAPRRPLPGCEDNLDCDCTESTKM; this is encoded by the coding sequence ATGAGCACACGGGGTCCCAGCCCCCTCGCCTTCCTCACCGCCCCTGTCACTCCCGGCAGCCCCACAGAGGCAGCTGACCCCCTCCCGGCGCTACTCGCCCTGGCCTGCATCTTCCTTCTGCTGGCCAGCTGTCTGCTCTTCATGACCCTCTGCAAACCGGCCGCTCTGGACCCGAGCCGCAGGGCTCGGGAGTGCATGCCCCACCACCCCGGGAGCCCCAGCGagccccagctcaggctctggaAGCGCCTGGGCTCTCTGCGCCGCTCCCTGCACAGCTTCCGCAGAGGCAGGCCTGCTCCCAGACGCCCCCTGCCAGGCTGCGAGGACAACCTCGACTGTGACTGCACGGAATCTACCAAGATGTGA